ATTTACTCCAACCTGGCTCTGATCTCACATTCGCCTTCGGAGATTATTTTCGATTTCGCCCGCCTTATGCCGGGGACTCGTAAAGGCAAGGTCTATTCGCGAATTATTATGACTCCATCGCACGCCAAAATGCTTCTGGGAGCGTTGGAGGACAATATTAAAAAATTCGAAAACCAGTTCGGCGAAATCAAAATACACGGCAAAGAGCAGCAATCAAATATCGGCTTTGCGGCTTCAGGCTCAAGCGATGACGCAAAAAAGGATGAGTAAACTTGCCAGATTCTTCAGAGCATGTTGAAAAAGTATCGGAGGGTCATTGCGAGGAGTCCCGTGAAAGCGGGACGACGCGGCAATCTAAATATGTTCCGTCAGGTCTTGGACGCCGAAGGCGGGTGTGACCTGACGGCAAAAAATATTGACAATTTATCAGGATAACTGATGCTATTCGACTCCGACAATGCCCGCAATACCAAAACCTGCCCTTTCTGCAGGGAATTTATTGACAAAAGCGCCGTTCGCTGTCCGCATTGTCACGCCGATCTTAAGACCCCCAAAGCGATGAAAAAGAGGCCGTTTTACTGCGGTAATTTCATGCTCGGCATCTATACCGCGACAATTTTCTGGT
This genomic interval from Candidatus Zixiibacteriota bacterium contains the following:
- a CDS encoding DUF3467 domain-containing protein; this encodes MKPQKPQINIELGDKEAEGIYSNLALISHSPSEIIFDFARLMPGTRKGKVYSRIIMTPSHAKMLLGALEDNIKKFENQFGEIKIHGKEQQSNIGFAASGSSDDAKKDE